Proteins encoded within one genomic window of Nonomuraea gerenzanensis:
- a CDS encoding MrcB family domain-containing protein encodes MELRSLIERIGTSYDRTMGMSSEAQRLLRQAGTELLQWLPAGYLPVGSGGKGAPAFVPWISVFDPDETETARHGMYVVYLFAEDMQTVALSLNQGVTELIDRFKTSRGRQLLRQQADSIRTALPPELTGGLEVAIDLRTKAPLPVHYEFGNILATTYKIADLPDEATMVGDLQRFIRLYQEALAVREELRQTTPDAIVTTVKRQTASTSVRTGEFKPKNSSDYVAEIKARTLIKSRTHERIVEEYGKYLISLGLDPKTTVVHPRDMTVQCDGIEWLIEVKMVRRGNAVSATREAIGQLLQYRHFLYPGERESVRMLAVFNEEVGAACVDLLESLHIGSVWREHGQWLGSPLAQRAKLCRYT; translated from the coding sequence ATGGAACTCAGATCACTCATCGAACGCATCGGCACCAGCTACGACCGGACCATGGGCATGTCCAGCGAAGCGCAGCGCTTGCTACGGCAGGCTGGGACGGAACTACTGCAGTGGCTTCCTGCCGGGTACTTGCCGGTTGGTAGTGGGGGGAAGGGTGCTCCCGCCTTCGTTCCATGGATTTCCGTGTTCGATCCGGATGAAACAGAGACGGCGCGGCACGGGATGTACGTCGTCTATCTCTTCGCTGAGGATATGCAGACGGTCGCGCTCAGCTTGAACCAGGGAGTTACCGAGCTTATCGACCGGTTCAAGACCTCTCGCGGGCGTCAATTGCTGAGGCAACAAGCGGATAGCATCAGGACGGCTCTGCCTCCTGAACTGACGGGCGGGCTGGAGGTAGCCATCGATCTCCGCACCAAGGCGCCCCTGCCAGTCCACTACGAGTTCGGCAACATTCTCGCTACCACGTATAAAATCGCCGATCTGCCGGACGAAGCGACAATGGTGGGTGACCTACAGCGTTTCATTCGGCTCTACCAAGAGGCTCTTGCTGTACGTGAGGAGCTTCGGCAAACGACGCCAGACGCTATCGTCACAACTGTTAAAAGGCAAACCGCCTCCACCTCTGTCAGAACAGGCGAGTTCAAGCCTAAGAACTCCTCTGACTACGTTGCAGAAATCAAGGCACGGACCCTCATAAAAAGCCGTACTCACGAACGCATCGTTGAAGAGTACGGCAAGTATCTGATCTCTCTGGGCTTGGACCCTAAGACTACTGTGGTACACCCGCGGGATATGACCGTTCAGTGCGACGGCATCGAGTGGCTGATCGAAGTAAAAATGGTCAGGCGTGGGAACGCGGTCAGCGCAACTCGCGAGGCAATCGGGCAGCTACTGCAATACCGCCACTTCCTCTATCCAGGAGAACGGGAGTCAGTGCGAATGCTGGCGGTTTTTAATGAGGAGGTCGGCGCGGCATGCGTAGACCTCCTGGAGAGCCTGCATATTGGGAGTGTCTGGCGAGAGCATGGTCAATGGCTAGGCTCGCCACTCGCGCAGCGAGCTAAGCTCTGCCGCTACACGTAA
- a CDS encoding IS5 family transposase gives MNASGCASPGCGCRGRKPAYPSDLTDAEWLVLEGEARGVMAELVAVAGRPMVHDLRAVLDGIGYVTRYGIEWRALPVDFPPHEAVYAFFLRWSRRGLPEQLAARLRGRLRVLAGRRELPTAGCVDSQTVRAAETIGAAACGYDAGKKLKGQKRHVVVDTLGLLLCVIVTAASVQDRDGAHPVLALLREKFSTIGLVWADGGYAGRLQVWARQVLGLAVTIVKRSDDLRGFVVLPRRWVVERTFAWLVRYRRLARIYERKPAHHEAMIWWATVHQMTRRLTRELAGLPSPSRWSGPPPLPVLSSPDRRGKVLQLLAAQPWRVWRGSELAAILKIENVNSFRVQLSQWSHQGYINKLGPALYGPTPAST, from the coding sequence GTGAACGCCAGCGGTTGCGCCTCACCGGGGTGCGGATGTCGCGGCCGGAAACCGGCATATCCGTCGGATCTGACCGATGCCGAGTGGTTGGTGCTGGAGGGCGAGGCGCGGGGTGTGATGGCCGAGCTGGTCGCGGTCGCGGGCCGGCCGATGGTGCACGACCTGCGAGCTGTGCTGGACGGGATCGGTTATGTGACCCGGTACGGGATCGAGTGGCGGGCCCTGCCGGTCGACTTCCCGCCGCACGAGGCGGTGTATGCGTTCTTCCTGCGCTGGTCGCGGCGTGGTCTGCCGGAACAGCTGGCCGCGCGGCTGCGCGGGCGGCTGCGTGTCCTGGCCGGCCGGCGTGAGCTGCCGACGGCTGGGTGTGTCGACTCCCAGACCGTCCGGGCGGCCGAGACCATCGGGGCGGCGGCCTGCGGGTACGACGCGGGCAAGAAGCTGAAGGGGCAGAAACGGCACGTCGTGGTAGACACCCTCGGGCTGCTGTTGTGCGTGATCGTCACCGCCGCGTCCGTGCAGGACCGCGACGGCGCGCATCCGGTCCTGGCGCTGCTGCGCGAGAAGTTCTCCACCATCGGCCTGGTCTGGGCCGACGGCGGCTACGCCGGACGGCTGCAGGTCTGGGCCCGGCAGGTCCTCGGCCTGGCGGTCACGATCGTCAAGCGCAGCGACGACCTGCGCGGCTTCGTGGTGCTGCCCCGCAGGTGGGTGGTGGAAAGAACGTTCGCCTGGCTGGTCCGCTACCGCCGCCTGGCGCGGATCTACGAACGCAAGCCTGCCCATCACGAGGCCATGATCTGGTGGGCCACCGTGCACCAGATGACCCGCCGCCTGACACGCGAGCTGGCAGGCCTGCCCTCCCCAAGCCGCTGGAGCGGCCCGCCGCCGCTACCGGTCTTGTCCAGCCCCGACCGGCGCGGCAAGGTCCTGCAACTCCTGGCCGCTCAGCCGTGGCGAGTCTGGCGAGGCAGCGAGCTGGCCGCCATCCTCAAGATCGAGAACGTCAACAGCTTCCGCGTTCAGCTATCCCAATGGTCCCACCAGGGCTACATCAACAAGCTCGGACCGGCTCTCTACGGGCCCACGCCCGCCAGCACTTAA
- a CDS encoding WhiB family transcriptional regulator, producing MKPPGTFTVQDHAYDRAQSRLVRDCARGYQALLASVTEGMPRQLAEEGACRFDPDLHAGPDAFIDEPADAKAAREQVAREVCAECPVWASCLFYALDARPEAGVWAGLTPDELATLAGGQGASTPTPREAA from the coding sequence ATGAAGCCGCCCGGAACGTTCACCGTGCAAGATCACGCTTACGACAGGGCACAGTCCCGACTGGTTCGGGACTGTGCCCGCGGTTATCAGGCATTGCTGGCCTCGGTCACCGAGGGCATGCCACGCCAGCTGGCGGAAGAGGGGGCATGCCGGTTCGACCCCGACCTGCACGCCGGCCCCGATGCCTTCATCGACGAGCCCGCCGACGCCAAAGCCGCCCGCGAGCAGGTTGCTCGCGAGGTTTGTGCTGAGTGCCCAGTGTGGGCCTCGTGCCTGTTCTACGCCCTCGACGCGCGCCCCGAGGCGGGTGTGTGGGCGGGCCTGACGCCTGACGAGCTCGCGACGCTGGCCGGCGGGCAGGGCGCCTCGACGCCCACGCCGCGCGAAGCGGCCTGA
- a CDS encoding NUDIX hydrolase has protein sequence MDQDSRHSVSVAGVIVDDQDRALLIQRRDNSHWEAPGGVLELDEDIVSGLRREVREETGLEVEPELLTGVYKNMKRGIIALVFRCRAIGGSLTVTDESRAFRWMAADEVRALAVEAFAVRVLDALCNDGKPAVRGHDGVHNVGPSF, from the coding sequence ATGGATCAAGACTCGCGTCATTCGGTAAGCGTCGCGGGCGTCATCGTAGACGACCAGGACAGGGCCCTGCTCATTCAGCGTCGGGACAACAGCCACTGGGAAGCCCCAGGAGGCGTCCTTGAGCTGGACGAGGACATCGTCAGCGGACTGCGGCGGGAGGTTAGGGAGGAGACGGGTCTCGAAGTCGAGCCGGAACTACTTACTGGTGTGTACAAGAACATGAAACGCGGGATCATCGCGCTCGTCTTCCGTTGTCGCGCCATAGGTGGATCTCTGACAGTCACCGATGAGTCACGAGCTTTCCGCTGGATGGCTGCCGACGAAGTGCGTGCATTGGCAGTCGAAGCATTTGCTGTCCGTGTGCTGGACGCTCTGTGCAACGACGGCAAGCCTGCTGTCCGAGGGCACGATGGCGTTCACAACGTCGGACCGAGTTTCTAG
- a CDS encoding CsbD family protein: protein MPTCTSPDPADKARKKIRDAAGKLAEGRVQEARGKLQELGEDLAEARRGGELADGPLTALLAGAGFRWRRRRLTNITVRIAVLKRFWQKASAHSAQLP from the coding sequence TTGCCCACCTGCACCAGCCCCGACCCGGCCGACAAGGCACGCAAGAAGATCCGGGACGCCGCCGGCAAGCTCGCCGAAGGGAGAGTCCAGGAAGCCCGCGGGAAGCTGCAGGAACTCGGTGAGGACCTCGCCGAAGCCCGCAGGGGAGGCGAACTCGCCGACGGTCCGCTGACTGCCCTCCTGGCCGGGGCGGGTTTCCGATGGAGGCGTCGCCGGCTCACGAACATCACGGTGCGGATCGCCGTACTGAAGCGGTTCTGGCAGAAGGCCTCCGCGCACTCGGCCCAGCTGCCTTGA
- a CDS encoding GntR family transcriptional regulator, with amino-acid sequence MDLILPGLDPESDRPVFKQMADHLREAIEHGRLAPGAKVPSEATLMAHYGVARMTVRSALQLLQSEGLTVAEHGRGVFVRSRPPVRRLASDRFARRHRQRGKAAFIVETEESGGKPSVDSIRITEVDASADVAKRLGLTVQDKILVRSRRYLINGHPVETAVSYLPAAIASGTRIAEPDTGPGGIYARLEEMGYRLDHFDEEIKARMPLREEAKALKLAPGTPVFHLIRTAFTEDGRAVEVCDTVMSSDAYVLAYQLPAR; translated from the coding sequence ATGGACCTCATCTTGCCGGGCCTGGATCCGGAGTCAGATCGTCCCGTGTTCAAACAGATGGCCGATCACCTTCGCGAGGCTATCGAGCATGGACGTCTCGCGCCCGGAGCAAAGGTGCCGTCTGAAGCCACACTCATGGCGCACTACGGTGTGGCCCGCATGACCGTCAGGAGCGCCCTCCAACTCCTCCAGAGTGAAGGGTTGACTGTTGCAGAGCATGGGCGGGGAGTGTTCGTGCGTTCGCGGCCGCCAGTTCGCCGACTCGCGTCTGACCGCTTCGCTCGACGCCATCGGCAGAGGGGGAAGGCAGCTTTCATCGTGGAGACGGAGGAGTCCGGGGGCAAGCCTTCGGTCGATTCCATTCGAATCACCGAGGTGGATGCTTCGGCCGACGTGGCGAAGCGACTAGGCCTGACCGTCCAGGACAAGATTCTCGTACGCTCCCGTCGTTATCTGATCAACGGCCACCCCGTAGAGACGGCAGTCTCATACCTGCCTGCTGCTATCGCTTCAGGAACGCGGATCGCCGAGCCCGATACAGGGCCGGGGGGCATCTATGCCCGACTGGAGGAGATGGGTTACCGACTGGACCACTTCGACGAAGAGATCAAGGCGCGCATGCCCCTGCGTGAAGAGGCCAAGGCCCTCAAGCTCGCGCCCGGAACGCCGGTTTTCCACCTCATTCGAACAGCCTTCACCGAGGACGGTAGGGCGGTGGAGGTCTGCGACACCGTGATGTCCAGTGACGCCTACGTTCTCGCTTACCAACTTCCTGCGCGATAA
- a CDS encoding DUF262 domain-containing protein, which translates to MAIIKHAARQTLGQLIGANNPVVTVPDDSQRQFAWTKKEVDTFWTDVEKFSKLRATGSEASSEYFIGPIVTITDEQGKTRALLDGQQRLTTSTILLSALRDALWGIGTAESRFQATNLQRDYIARKASRRQPMEYFLTLSRFDKAFFRDYIQNWDEAQGRPERVENPINPSHQLIIQARSNFDLKVAQKLTEIDGIENQLDWVEDFSNCLIDGLVFVEIQTPTSSDANEVFETINSRGKDLSTVDLVRNFLMAKSRNVDEKERVNQAWDFLLQGFDKREEIERFLRHSWVARHGDVKAHSLYSTIRANLEKRFEKKAQSYSAQSFAAELQSDSERYMDLIACTTGHTGLDSYLAEVKALGADALYPLLLAASQNNQYGDLQQLAQVALTYYVRWTVVGRRESTILEEVIFEAAKELSSGSRVESALARISDALPNDEAFQADFSNVSISKSSQARYLLTKIERFMRQEKGVDEVEVAGSKIVHVDHIYPQHPPYEWILKDQPGDRPGEQHSKWVARLGNQTLLHGKKNVEASNRPYPEKSDLYEESLFQITRSTGIPRVWDSAANFWRTEGIRERQAFLATLAVKVWPNGDSFS; encoded by the coding sequence ATGGCCATCATCAAGCATGCCGCTCGCCAGACCCTCGGGCAACTAATTGGGGCAAATAACCCGGTCGTAACCGTACCGGATGACAGTCAACGCCAATTCGCATGGACAAAGAAGGAAGTGGACACCTTCTGGACCGATGTCGAGAAGTTCTCTAAGTTGCGAGCAACTGGAAGCGAGGCGTCTTCAGAGTACTTTATTGGGCCGATTGTCACCATCACGGACGAGCAAGGCAAAACTAGGGCGCTTCTGGATGGCCAGCAACGCTTGACGACCTCCACCATTCTACTATCAGCCTTGCGTGACGCGCTATGGGGAATTGGAACGGCGGAGTCCAGATTTCAAGCAACGAACCTTCAGAGAGACTATATCGCGAGGAAAGCAAGTCGCCGTCAGCCGATGGAATATTTTCTGACCCTATCGAGATTCGACAAAGCGTTCTTCCGCGACTACATTCAGAATTGGGATGAAGCCCAAGGGCGCCCCGAAAGAGTAGAGAACCCCATCAATCCATCACACCAACTCATTATACAAGCGCGCTCAAATTTTGATCTCAAGGTAGCCCAGAAGCTCACCGAAATAGATGGAATTGAGAATCAGCTTGATTGGGTTGAGGACTTTTCCAACTGCTTGATCGATGGGCTCGTGTTCGTCGAAATACAGACTCCGACATCCAGCGATGCCAACGAGGTCTTCGAGACTATTAACTCTCGCGGCAAAGACCTATCGACGGTCGATCTCGTGAGAAACTTTCTTATGGCAAAGAGCCGAAATGTAGACGAGAAAGAGCGCGTGAATCAAGCCTGGGATTTCCTTCTGCAAGGCTTCGATAAGCGGGAGGAAATCGAGCGTTTCCTGCGCCACTCATGGGTTGCTCGACATGGAGATGTAAAAGCTCACAGCCTATATTCCACAATCCGAGCCAATCTAGAGAAGAGGTTCGAGAAGAAGGCCCAGTCATATTCTGCTCAAAGCTTTGCCGCCGAGTTACAGTCCGACTCAGAGCGTTACATGGATCTAATCGCCTGCACAACAGGTCACACAGGTTTGGATTCGTATCTCGCAGAAGTTAAGGCTTTAGGCGCAGACGCCCTGTACCCGCTCCTCCTCGCAGCGTCTCAAAATAACCAGTATGGCGATCTACAGCAGCTAGCACAAGTCGCCCTGACCTACTACGTAAGGTGGACGGTAGTGGGCCGACGGGAGTCCACCATTCTCGAAGAGGTCATATTCGAGGCAGCAAAGGAGCTTTCTAGCGGATCGCGCGTGGAGTCTGCCTTGGCGCGCATCAGTGATGCACTTCCGAACGATGAAGCCTTTCAGGCGGACTTCAGTAACGTGTCCATATCAAAAAGCTCTCAGGCTCGCTACTTGCTGACGAAAATCGAACGATTCATGCGGCAAGAGAAGGGTGTTGATGAAGTGGAGGTTGCCGGGAGTAAAATAGTGCACGTTGATCATATCTATCCTCAGCATCCTCCTTACGAATGGATTCTCAAGGATCAACCGGGCGACCGACCGGGGGAGCAGCACAGTAAATGGGTCGCGCGCCTAGGTAATCAGACTTTGCTTCACGGAAAGAAGAATGTAGAGGCTTCCAATCGCCCATATCCAGAGAAAAGTGATCTTTATGAAGAGTCGCTTTTCCAGATAACGAGGTCAACTGGCATTCCGAGGGTATGGGATTCAGCGGCGAACTTCTGGCGCACTGAAGGGATTCGGGAACGTCAAGCATTCCTGGCCACCTTGGCCGTGAAGGTCTGGCCAAACGGCGACTCGTTTAGCTAG
- a CDS encoding alpha/beta fold hydrolase, translated as MPALPAPLAHRTIDVDGVEIFYREAGPPDAPVFLLPHGYPCSSYEFRNLMPALGDRWRLLAPDLPGFGYSATPEDFSYTFDGYATFLERFTQVMNLPRYALYLHDYGSQFGLRLALRAPEKVTALVIQNGDIYEDELGPKYAWLKEFWADPTDEGRAKLAQNVSEDGFRSEFVGELPAHLAERVSPDLWKLHWALMDTPERRRNIAGLFEDQATTLGWFPAEQAYLREHQPPTLIVWGPHDGYMSGGSARAYLRDLPDAELHLLDAGHWALETSLAEMVPLIRDFLGRVPS; from the coding sequence ATGCCTGCACTGCCCGCGCCGCTGGCGCACCGCACGATCGACGTCGACGGAGTGGAGATCTTCTATCGGGAGGCCGGGCCGCCGGATGCGCCGGTGTTCCTGCTGCCGCACGGCTACCCCTGCTCCTCCTACGAGTTCCGCAACCTCATGCCCGCCCTCGGTGACCGCTGGCGGCTGCTCGCCCCGGACCTGCCGGGCTTCGGTTACAGCGCCACCCCCGAGGACTTCTCCTACACCTTCGACGGCTATGCCACCTTTCTCGAACGCTTCACCCAGGTGATGAACCTGCCGCGCTACGCCCTCTACCTGCACGACTACGGCTCCCAGTTCGGCTTGCGCCTGGCCCTGCGCGCCCCGGAGAAGGTCACCGCGCTCGTCATCCAGAACGGTGACATCTACGAGGACGAGCTGGGCCCGAAGTACGCCTGGCTCAAGGAGTTCTGGGCCGACCCCACCGACGAGGGCCGGGCCAAGCTGGCGCAGAACGTCTCCGAGGACGGTTTCCGCAGCGAGTTCGTCGGCGAACTACCCGCGCACCTGGCCGAACGCGTCAGCCCGGACCTGTGGAAACTCCACTGGGCCCTGATGGACACCCCCGAGCGCCGCCGCAACATCGCGGGCCTGTTCGAAGATCAGGCGACGACCCTGGGCTGGTTCCCCGCAGAACAGGCGTACCTGCGCGAACACCAGCCTCCCACCCTGATCGTCTGGGGGCCGCACGACGGCTACATGTCCGGAGGATCGGCGCGGGCCTACCTGCGCGACCTGCCGGACGCCGAACTGCACCTGCTCGACGCCGGTCACTGGGCGCTGGAGACCAGCCTCGCGGAGATGGTCCCCCTGATCCGCGACTTCCTCGGCCGCGTCCCGTCCTGA
- a CDS encoding DUF2637 domain-containing protein has translation MNPNPTEPANPPPATHGGAVTAGLATRRVAIAVVSVIAAVAAYVSFRHQHGLAMTAGEPVATAWTLPVLIDGVIIMGSLVMLDASRRGDKAPWLARLALIAGAVATLAANVAHGWSGGPASSLISAVAPIVLVVAYELLMGMLRRRIPRPSAELAPEAAPEPVEDHTEQEAAEPDAPAPVVAATVEEAARLAYGASVLAREPLSERKLSDRFKLTRTAARTIIGEVVDDLVVTTLRMQGRPPHPDHLIDRFGITERRAVELINARLADWPAESIEDSDPAGVEPVAEPLDAGVRHIVTRLRHEALLSDEAFTDRPALTAGTSAGGAA, from the coding sequence GTGAACCCGAACCCTACCGAGCCGGCCAACCCGCCGCCCGCCACCCACGGTGGTGCGGTGACCGCGGGCCTGGCCACCCGCCGGGTCGCCATCGCCGTCGTGTCGGTGATCGCCGCGGTGGCCGCCTACGTCAGTTTCCGCCACCAGCACGGCCTGGCCATGACGGCGGGCGAGCCGGTCGCGACGGCGTGGACGCTGCCCGTCCTGATCGACGGCGTGATCATCATGGGATCGCTCGTCATGCTCGACGCCTCCCGCCGTGGCGATAAGGCGCCGTGGCTGGCCAGGCTCGCGCTGATCGCCGGCGCGGTCGCCACGCTGGCCGCGAACGTCGCGCATGGCTGGTCCGGTGGACCGGCGTCCAGCCTGATCAGCGCGGTTGCGCCGATCGTGCTGGTGGTCGCCTATGAGCTGCTGATGGGCATGCTGCGCCGCCGTATCCCGCGCCCGTCCGCCGAGCTCGCCCCCGAGGCCGCGCCTGAGCCGGTCGAGGACCACACCGAGCAGGAGGCCGCCGAGCCGGACGCGCCTGCGCCGGTCGTGGCGGCCACGGTCGAGGAGGCCGCCCGGCTGGCCTACGGGGCGAGCGTGCTGGCGCGTGAGCCGCTGTCGGAGCGCAAGCTGTCCGACCGGTTCAAGCTGACCCGTACCGCGGCCCGGACCATCATCGGCGAGGTGGTTGACGACCTGGTCGTGACCACGTTGCGGATGCAGGGCCGGCCGCCGCACCCGGACCACCTGATCGACCGGTTCGGCATCACCGAGCGGCGCGCGGTCGAGCTGATCAACGCCCGGCTGGCCGACTGGCCCGCCGAGTCCATCGAGGACAGCGACCCGGCCGGCGTCGAGCCGGTCGCCGAGCCGCTCGACGCCGGCGTGCGGCACATCGTGACCAGGCTGCGCCACGAGGCGTTGCTGAGCGATGAGGCGTTCACCGACCGGCCCGCCCTGACGGCGGGCACCAGCGCGGGAGGTGCCGCGTGA
- a CDS encoding IS5 family transposase, whose translation MTVYRFPPGSASCAVPGCGCWSRSCPYPSDLSDAQWEVLLPEAEAVMAELRKGPGGPMKHDLRAVVDAIGYVTRYGIEWRALPVDFPPWTAVYAFFERWSERGLPARLADRLRGRIRVAAGRKETPTAAIIDAQSVKASETIGAADSGFDGGKKIKGQKRHVAVDTLGLLLTVLVTAASVQDRDGAHPLLALLRGKFSTITLVWADGGYAGRLVTWAAKALKITVAVVRRTDDMKGFVVLPRRWVVERSLAWLMRHRRLVRCYERRPAHHEAMIWWAAVHQMTRRLTRELAGQPPNRRWGGPPPLPCLTSPDRRGKVLELLAAQPWRAWKGTELAAILAIDNVNSFRVQLSQWSHQGHINKIGPALYGPVPTAA comes from the coding sequence ATGACTGTCTACCGGTTTCCGCCGGGCTCCGCCAGTTGCGCCGTGCCCGGTTGTGGCTGCTGGAGCCGTTCGTGTCCCTATCCGTCTGATCTGTCTGATGCGCAGTGGGAGGTGTTGCTGCCCGAGGCCGAGGCTGTCATGGCCGAGCTGCGCAAGGGTCCAGGCGGCCCGATGAAACATGATCTTCGGGCGGTGGTGGATGCGATCGGCTATGTGACCAGGTACGGGATCGAATGGCGGGCGCTGCCGGTGGACTTCCCGCCCTGGACGGCGGTCTATGCGTTCTTCGAGCGCTGGTCGGAGCGGGGACTGCCGGCACGGCTGGCCGATCGGCTCCGCGGTCGGATCCGCGTCGCCGCGGGACGGAAGGAGACACCGACGGCCGCGATCATCGACGCGCAGAGTGTGAAAGCGAGCGAGACCATCGGTGCCGCCGACAGCGGTTTCGATGGCGGGAAAAAGATCAAGGGGCAGAAGCGGCACGTCGCGGTCGACACGCTCGGGCTACTGCTGACCGTGCTGGTGACTGCCGCCTCGGTCCAGGACCGCGATGGCGCTCACCCGCTCCTGGCCCTCCTGCGGGGGAAGTTCTCCACCATCACGCTGGTGTGGGCCGACGGCGGCTATGCCGGACGACTCGTGACCTGGGCAGCCAAGGCCCTGAAGATCACCGTGGCCGTCGTCAGGCGCACCGACGACATGAAAGGCTTCGTCGTCCTGCCCCGCAGATGGGTCGTCGAGCGGAGTCTGGCCTGGCTGATGCGGCACCGCCGCCTGGTGCGGTGCTACGAACGGCGGCCCGCCCATCACGAAGCGATGATCTGGTGGGCGGCCGTTCATCAGATGACCCGCCGCCTCACCCGAGAACTCGCAGGTCAACCGCCCAATCGCCGTTGGGGCGGCCCGCCACCGCTCCCGTGCTTGACCAGCCCCGACAGGCGAGGCAAGGTCCTGGAGCTCCTGGCAGCCCAGCCCTGGCGCGCCTGGAAAGGCACCGAACTGGCCGCCATCCTCGCCATCGACAACGTCAACAGCTTCCGCGTCCAACTGTCCCAATGGTCCCACCAGGGCCACATCAACAAGATCGGACCAGCCCTCTACGGGCCAGTGCCGACAGCGGCTTAA
- a CDS encoding helix-turn-helix domain-containing protein, translating into MTIARQLRRRRKNELAREVGVTPAAITQYELGQAKPSPGVVSKLALALAMPADFFRIGHPEEAISPAHFRSLRATTQLERDEVIAFGKLAMRFVSAIERYVDLPAVNLPREDLPHEPTKADVAAIAQSARRALGVESGPIPHVIRLLESYGVVVLQLPNASRRVDAFSHWHGSRATVFMNPLKNDKPRSRFDAAHEAGHLIMHRDLEPGSRIIENQAHDFAAEFLAPAEEIVQEFPRTLDWEHLAILKRRWGISLKALVYRAHSLGIFRDTTYRRAMITLSQWGDPEPFDIGSRETPVLMTKAMEVCRDIGISKEMLTETARLPSALVEQILAVGIDERPKINLLIDNKHLD; encoded by the coding sequence TTGACAATTGCACGCCAGTTGCGCCGCCGCCGCAAGAACGAACTTGCGCGTGAGGTAGGAGTAACTCCAGCTGCAATTACGCAATATGAGCTAGGGCAAGCTAAGCCGTCACCCGGTGTCGTTAGTAAGCTTGCCCTAGCTCTGGCAATGCCCGCGGACTTCTTCCGCATCGGGCATCCTGAGGAAGCAATAAGTCCGGCGCATTTTAGAAGTCTTCGGGCAACCACACAATTGGAGCGGGATGAGGTAATAGCATTCGGCAAACTTGCCATGCGATTTGTTTCGGCGATCGAGCGCTATGTGGATCTACCTGCAGTCAACCTACCCCGCGAGGACTTGCCGCACGAGCCCACCAAGGCCGATGTGGCAGCTATTGCACAAAGTGCCCGGAGGGCGCTAGGAGTAGAATCGGGGCCTATACCGCACGTTATTCGGCTGCTTGAGTCGTACGGCGTTGTGGTATTGCAACTGCCGAACGCATCGCGCCGAGTTGATGCCTTCTCTCATTGGCACGGATCACGTGCCACTGTGTTCATGAACCCCCTAAAGAACGATAAGCCTAGATCGCGCTTCGACGCTGCACACGAAGCCGGCCATCTCATCATGCATCGCGACTTGGAACCAGGCAGTCGCATCATAGAGAACCAAGCTCACGACTTCGCTGCCGAATTTCTTGCCCCCGCGGAGGAAATCGTGCAAGAATTCCCAAGAACTCTAGATTGGGAACATCTTGCAATACTTAAGAGACGATGGGGAATATCGCTAAAAGCCCTCGTTTATCGAGCGCACTCGCTAGGCATATTTCGCGACACCACTTATCGACGGGCGATGATCACTTTGAGTCAATGGGGTGATCCTGAACCGTTCGACATTGGATCACGCGAAACTCCGGTACTCATGACCAAGGCAATGGAAGTGTGCCGCGATATCGGCATTTCGAAAGAAATGCTGACCGAGACGGCAAGATTGCCGAGTGCTCTTGTTGAACAAATCTTGGCCGTAGGTATCGATGAACGCCCTAAAATAAATCTGTTGATCGATAACAAGCACCTAGATTAG
- a CDS encoding RRQRL motif-containing zinc-binding protein → MSRIRARFWDPTGQRYALPTWPWRMAPPHLLTRRQLTTAGLRPGGQDVQGQVLWSSRRYRARGGVRVAFLYDVRLALPKRVPTVRQRAALAKANAARRTCPECLRDVGYVLSGRLGTCNDCAEQAAA, encoded by the coding sequence GTGAGCCGCATTCGTGCCCGTTTCTGGGACCCGACCGGCCAGCGCTACGCACTGCCTACGTGGCCGTGGCGGATGGCGCCGCCGCACCTGCTCACCCGGCGACAGCTCACCACCGCTGGGCTTCGGCCCGGCGGACAGGACGTGCAAGGCCAGGTGTTGTGGAGCTCGCGCCGCTACCGCGCCCGCGGTGGCGTTCGGGTCGCCTTCCTGTATGACGTGCGCCTGGCACTGCCGAAGCGCGTCCCGACCGTCCGGCAGCGTGCCGCGCTGGCCAAGGCGAATGCCGCCCGCCGGACCTGCCCTGAGTGCCTGCGCGATGTCGGCTACGTGCTGTCTGGCCGGCTCGGCACCTGTAACGACTGCGCCGAGCAGGCCGCCGCCTGA